One Mycolicibacterium fortuitum subsp. fortuitum genomic window carries:
- a CDS encoding shikimate kinase, producing MAPKAVLIGLPGSGKSTIGRRLAKALNLTMLDTDAAIEETTGRTIADIFATDGEAEFRRIEEEVIRSALASHDGVLSLGGGAVTTPGVRAALAGHTVVYLEISAAEGVRRTGGSTVRPLLAGPDRAEKYRALMSERVPLYRRVATMRINTNRRNPGAVVRTIVTRLENPPVQKQPQKQQPQTSRAAKRRRRRPPWRRGAASGSSSGSEVKGGKPAATSSNPESAAIPTPAALAARNAERHDD from the coding sequence ATGGCCCCCAAGGCGGTACTGATCGGCCTGCCAGGTTCGGGCAAGTCGACCATCGGCCGCCGGCTGGCCAAGGCCCTGAACCTCACGATGCTGGACACCGACGCCGCCATCGAAGAGACCACCGGTCGCACCATCGCCGACATCTTCGCCACCGATGGCGAGGCGGAGTTCCGTCGCATCGAGGAAGAGGTCATCCGCTCGGCGCTGGCCAGCCACGACGGCGTGCTGTCCCTGGGGGGCGGCGCCGTCACCACCCCCGGAGTGCGGGCCGCACTGGCCGGACACACCGTCGTGTACCTGGAGATCAGCGCGGCAGAGGGGGTACGCCGCACCGGCGGCTCCACTGTCCGGCCGCTGCTGGCCGGGCCCGACCGGGCCGAGAAGTACCGCGCCCTGATGTCCGAGCGGGTACCGCTCTACCGTCGGGTCGCGACCATGCGGATCAACACCAACCGACGCAACCCCGGCGCGGTGGTGCGCACCATCGTCACGCGCCTGGAGAACCCCCCGGTCCAGAAACAACCCCAGAAGCAGCAGCCCCAGACATCGCGGGCGGCCAAGCGGCGTCGGCGGCGTCCGCCGTGGCGGCGCGGTGCGGCATCGGGGTCCTCGTCCGGATCCGAAGTCAAGGGCGGCAAGCCCGCAGCTACCTCGTCCAATCCTGAATCTGCAGCCATACCCACCCCAGCGGCCCTGGCCGCTCGCAACGCGGAGCGACATGATGACTGA
- a CDS encoding molybdopterin-dependent oxidoreductase, whose amino-acid sequence MGHEPRSIAGIGEDGLHLHACPLCEAMCGLEIQVAGGKVAGVRANKSDKWSAGHICPKGASLAALHDDPDRIRRPMIKIDGQWREVDWDTAFRRCTELLTPVIEKYGIGAVAAYTGNPLAHSFSLSRYSAVLLGLSGMPITYSPGTIDQWPKNLSSHLMYGSWWAFPTPDLERTDLLVVMGANPAASQGSLLAAPDVMGIIGGIRKRGKVIVIDPVRTQTAAKADEWLPITPGTDAALLLGVVHTVFAEELVNLGELERHLDGVSTLRQVVAEWSPERVAAATGIDAERIRGLARELAATPRAVVYGRIGTCNQEFGSLASWLVDVVNIVTGHFDTPGGAMFATPTAWTVTSQTIPGLEDGAPNFGRYRTRVRGAKEVMGQVPVSCMLEEIVTPGEGQLKALITVAGNPVLSTPGGDKLDEALPQLDAMISVDLWLNETTRHADVILPGASALEQAHSADLLLGAAINSFARYSPPVFHREDPDAPEEWEILIRLTGLCTGTPAEDVDVAALDDGWFDYLCFTQGLDGAEIRKHYDHGGPERMLDLTLRTAAFGDRYGENPDGLTLAKLKEHPDGINYGPMVPRVPEVLGTSDKKIRLAPQYLLDDLPRLAARLDRTPDELVLVSRRHLRSNNSWLHNVGSLMKGRDRCTLLMHSRDAAERGIADGENAEVASSAGKIVVPVEVTDAIKPGVVSMPHGWGHGRPGTRLGVANASPGVNTNILSLPDFIDEPSGNGALNGIPVTVSRTTI is encoded by the coding sequence ATGGGACACGAGCCGAGAAGTATCGCCGGCATCGGTGAGGACGGCCTGCACCTGCACGCCTGCCCGCTCTGCGAGGCGATGTGCGGCTTGGAGATTCAGGTCGCCGGCGGCAAGGTGGCCGGCGTTCGGGCGAACAAGTCCGATAAGTGGAGCGCCGGGCACATCTGCCCGAAAGGCGCCTCGCTGGCCGCGCTGCACGACGATCCGGACCGGATCCGTCGGCCGATGATCAAGATCGACGGCCAGTGGCGCGAGGTCGACTGGGATACCGCGTTCCGCCGCTGCACCGAACTGCTCACGCCCGTCATCGAGAAATACGGCATCGGTGCGGTCGCGGCCTACACCGGCAACCCACTGGCTCACTCGTTTTCGTTGTCGCGCTACTCGGCCGTCCTGCTGGGCCTGTCCGGCATGCCGATCACGTATTCACCCGGCACCATCGACCAGTGGCCGAAGAACCTGTCGTCGCACCTGATGTACGGCAGTTGGTGGGCTTTCCCGACACCCGATCTGGAGCGCACCGACCTGCTGGTGGTGATGGGCGCCAACCCCGCAGCATCGCAAGGATCGCTCTTGGCCGCCCCCGACGTGATGGGCATCATCGGCGGAATCCGTAAGCGCGGCAAGGTTATCGTCATCGACCCGGTCCGCACTCAGACCGCCGCCAAGGCCGACGAGTGGCTGCCGATCACGCCGGGAACCGACGCGGCGCTGCTGCTGGGCGTCGTCCACACAGTCTTCGCCGAGGAGCTGGTAAACCTCGGCGAGCTGGAACGCCACCTCGACGGCGTATCGACCCTGCGACAGGTGGTCGCCGAGTGGTCGCCCGAAAGAGTTGCTGCCGCAACAGGTATCGATGCGGAGCGGATACGCGGACTGGCCCGGGAACTGGCAGCCACGCCACGGGCGGTGGTCTACGGCCGGATAGGTACCTGCAACCAGGAGTTCGGCAGCCTGGCCAGTTGGCTGGTCGACGTCGTCAACATCGTCACCGGGCACTTCGACACTCCCGGTGGCGCCATGTTCGCCACCCCGACGGCATGGACCGTCACCAGCCAAACGATCCCCGGCCTGGAGGACGGCGCGCCCAACTTCGGCCGCTACCGCACCCGGGTCCGCGGGGCCAAAGAAGTGATGGGCCAGGTTCCGGTGTCGTGCATGCTCGAAGAGATCGTCACGCCGGGCGAGGGCCAGCTGAAGGCACTGATCACCGTGGCGGGCAACCCCGTCCTGTCCACGCCGGGCGGCGACAAGCTCGATGAGGCACTGCCGCAGTTGGACGCGATGATCTCGGTGGACCTGTGGCTCAACGAAACCACCAGGCATGCCGACGTCATCCTGCCGGGTGCCTCTGCGCTAGAGCAGGCACATTCCGCCGACCTTCTGCTGGGCGCCGCGATCAACAGCTTCGCCCGGTACTCGCCGCCGGTGTTCCATCGCGAAGACCCAGATGCGCCAGAGGAATGGGAGATCCTGATCCGGCTGACGGGGCTGTGCACCGGAACTCCGGCCGAGGACGTCGACGTCGCTGCGCTCGACGACGGCTGGTTCGATTACCTGTGCTTCACCCAGGGGCTCGACGGTGCCGAGATCCGCAAGCACTACGACCACGGTGGCCCGGAGCGCATGCTCGACCTGACGCTGCGCACCGCCGCGTTCGGCGACCGGTACGGCGAGAATCCCGACGGGCTGACCTTGGCGAAACTCAAGGAGCATCCGGACGGAATCAACTACGGCCCCATGGTTCCCCGAGTGCCCGAGGTGCTGGGGACCTCCGACAAGAAGATCCGGCTCGCACCGCAATACCTGCTCGACGATCTGCCCCGGCTGGCAGCCCGGCTCGATCGCACTCCCGACGAACTGGTGCTCGTCAGCCGCAGGCATCTGCGGTCCAACAACTCCTGGCTGCACAATGTCGGGTCGCTGATGAAGGGCCGTGATCGCTGCACCCTGCTGATGCACAGCCGTGACGCGGCTGAGCGCGGAATCGCCGACGGCGAGAACGCGGAGGTGGCCTCGAGTGCCGGGAAGATCGTGGTGCCCGTCGAGGTGACCGACGCCATCAAACCCGGCGTGGTGTCCATGCCGCACGGTTGGGGCCACGGCCGGCCTGGCACCAGGCTCGGTGTCGCCAACGCATCGCCCGGGGTGAACACCAACATCTTGTCGCTGCCGGATTTCATCGACGAGCCGTCCGGAAACGGTGCGCTCAATGGCATCCCGGTGACCGTCAGCCGTACGACGATCTAG
- a CDS encoding M24 family metallopeptidase, with amino-acid sequence MTISQRRDRLRRRLAEQGLDAMLITDLVNVRYLSGFTGSNAALLILAEDTTPVLATDGRYRTQAAQQSPDAEVVIERACGSHLAGRAARSGVLRLGFESHVVTVDAYAAFKKAAGDSVKWIRAAGTVEALREVKDAGEIAMLRLACEAGDAALADLVERGGLRPGRTEREVRNELEALMLDHGADGPSFETIVAAGANSAIPHHRPTDAVLAAGDFVKIDFGALVAGYHSDMTRTFVLGPAAQWQRDIYDLVATAQQAGREALAPGVSLSAVDAASRQVIADAGYGDNFGHGLGHGVGLQIHEAPGINATAAGTLLAGSAVTVEPGVYLPDRGGVRIEDTLVVGESAPDLLTRFPKELAIL; translated from the coding sequence GTGACTATTTCCCAGCGCAGGGACCGGCTGCGGCGTCGGCTGGCCGAGCAGGGTCTGGACGCGATGTTGATAACTGACCTGGTCAACGTGCGTTATCTGTCGGGATTCACCGGTTCCAACGCGGCGCTGCTGATCCTCGCAGAAGACACCACTCCGGTTCTGGCCACCGACGGGCGCTACCGCACGCAGGCCGCGCAGCAGTCGCCGGACGCCGAGGTCGTCATCGAGCGGGCATGTGGGTCGCACCTGGCCGGGCGCGCCGCCCGCAGTGGCGTACTGCGGTTGGGTTTCGAGAGCCATGTGGTGACGGTCGACGCCTACGCAGCCTTCAAGAAGGCGGCCGGCGACTCTGTCAAGTGGATCCGCGCGGCGGGCACGGTAGAGGCGCTGCGTGAGGTCAAGGACGCGGGTGAGATCGCGATGCTGCGATTGGCGTGTGAGGCCGGCGATGCCGCGCTCGCGGATCTGGTGGAGCGTGGCGGTCTGCGGCCCGGCCGGACCGAACGTGAGGTGCGCAACGAGTTGGAAGCCCTGATGCTCGACCACGGCGCCGACGGGCCGTCCTTCGAAACGATCGTGGCGGCCGGTGCGAACTCGGCGATCCCGCACCATCGGCCCACCGATGCGGTGCTGGCGGCCGGGGACTTCGTGAAGATCGATTTCGGCGCGCTGGTGGCCGGCTATCACTCCGACATGACGCGCACATTTGTCCTGGGCCCGGCGGCGCAGTGGCAGCGCGACATCTACGACCTGGTGGCCACCGCTCAGCAGGCAGGCCGTGAGGCGCTGGCCCCGGGAGTTTCACTGAGCGCGGTGGACGCCGCATCACGCCAGGTCATCGCCGATGCCGGCTACGGCGACAACTTCGGGCACGGGCTCGGACACGGCGTCGGGCTGCAGATCCACGAAGCGCCGGGAATCAATGCCACCGCCGCCGGTACACTGCTTGCTGGCTCTGCGGTCACCGTTGAGCCTGGTGTCTACTTGCCCGATCGCGGCGGTGTCCGGATCGAGGACACCCTGGTCGTCGGAGAGTCGGCACCCGACCTGCTTACCCGGTTCCCCAAGGAACTGGCCATTTTGTGA
- a CDS encoding shikimate dehydrogenase: MPDRRPAAVPDSRKAAVLGSPITHSRSPQLHLAAYRALGLPSWTYERIECTAEQLPGLVSALGPEWVGLSVTMPGKFAALEFADQRTDRAQLVGSANTLVRMPTGGWRADNTDVDGVTGALGTAGDSALVIGSGGTAPAAVVALAELGVQRITIVARDEGKASRLVDLARRCGAQGGWCDIGGAALADAVASADAAVSTIPADAAAVYADALARVPRVLDAIYDPWPTPLAQAVEAAGGEAINGLQMLLNQAFAQVEQFTGMPAPKEAMRAALG; this comes from the coding sequence GTGCCGGATAGGCGGCCCGCCGCCGTGCCCGATAGCCGCAAAGCGGCCGTACTCGGCTCGCCGATCACCCACTCGCGCTCGCCTCAGCTGCACCTGGCCGCCTACCGGGCGCTCGGGCTGCCGTCGTGGACCTACGAGCGCATCGAGTGCACGGCCGAACAACTGCCCGGCCTCGTCAGTGCACTGGGCCCGGAATGGGTCGGATTGTCGGTCACGATGCCCGGCAAGTTCGCCGCCCTGGAATTCGCCGATCAACGCACCGACCGTGCCCAGTTGGTGGGCTCGGCCAACACCCTGGTCCGGATGCCGACCGGAGGCTGGCGCGCCGACAACACCGACGTCGACGGGGTGACCGGAGCACTCGGCACGGCCGGCGACTCGGCGCTGGTGATCGGGTCCGGCGGCACCGCCCCGGCGGCCGTGGTGGCACTGGCCGAACTCGGCGTGCAGCGGATCACCATCGTGGCGCGCGACGAGGGCAAGGCATCTCGGTTGGTGGACCTGGCCCGCCGGTGCGGGGCGCAGGGCGGCTGGTGCGACATCGGTGGCGCTGCGCTGGCCGACGCGGTGGCTTCCGCAGATGCCGCCGTGAGCACGATCCCGGCCGACGCGGCCGCCGTTTACGCGGACGCGCTGGCTCGGGTGCCGCGTGTACTGGACGCCATCTACGACCCGTGGCCCACGCCACTGGCCCAGGCTGTCGAGGCCGCGGGCGGCGAGGCGATCAACGGGCTGCAGATGTTGCTGAACCAGGCCTTTGCCCAGGTCGAGCAGTTCACCGGGATGCCCGCCCCCAAAGAGGCGATGCGCGCCGCCCTGGGCTGA
- a CDS encoding B-4DMT family transporter, producing MSKWLLRGVVFATAMVIVRLLQGALINASPGNATWFSLGLVTLFGIGVLIWGVFDGKSDARSNPDPDRRADLAMTWLVAGLFAGIVSGAVAWFIGIFYKSLYTDALLNEVTTFAAFTALLVFLLGVGGVTVGRWLVDRNAPPMPRQRHHGLAATDERADTDVFAAVTANGAAESTDDTTQAIEYPEQPKQ from the coding sequence ATGAGCAAGTGGTTACTGCGCGGAGTGGTGTTCGCAACAGCGATGGTCATCGTGCGCTTACTGCAAGGAGCACTGATCAACGCCTCGCCGGGTAACGCCACCTGGTTCAGTCTGGGACTGGTCACGTTGTTCGGGATCGGGGTACTGATCTGGGGCGTGTTCGACGGCAAGAGCGACGCCCGCAGTAATCCGGATCCCGACCGTCGTGCCGATCTCGCGATGACCTGGCTGGTCGCCGGCCTGTTCGCCGGCATCGTCAGCGGCGCGGTGGCGTGGTTCATCGGGATCTTCTACAAGAGCCTGTACACCGACGCGCTGCTCAACGAGGTCACCACCTTCGCTGCGTTCACCGCTCTGCTGGTGTTCCTGCTCGGCGTCGGCGGTGTGACCGTGGGCCGCTGGCTGGTGGACCGCAACGCCCCGCCCATGCCCCGTCAGCGCCACCACGGCCTGGCCGCAACTGATGAACGCGCCGACACCGACGTGTTCGCCGCGGTCACCGCCAACGGCGCCGCCGAGAGCACCGACGACACCACCCAGGCCATCGAGTACCCCGAACAGCCCAAGCAGTAG
- the nusB gene encoding transcription antitermination factor NusB produces the protein MPDRRGDRGRHQARKRAVDLLFEAEARGLTPEAVADSRAALAEDKDDVTPLNPYTVSVARGVTEHAAHIDDLISAHLQGWTLERLPAVDRAILRVAVWELLHAEDVPEPVAVDEAVELAKELSTDESPGFVNGVLGQVMLVTPQIRAAAAAVQGAVQDRPEQ, from the coding sequence ATGCCTGACCGCCGTGGTGACCGGGGCCGTCACCAGGCCCGCAAGCGCGCCGTGGATCTGCTGTTCGAGGCCGAGGCCCGTGGTTTGACGCCAGAGGCGGTGGCCGACAGCCGTGCCGCGCTGGCCGAGGACAAGGACGACGTCACCCCGCTCAACCCCTACACGGTGTCGGTTGCGCGGGGCGTGACCGAACACGCTGCGCACATCGACGATCTCATCTCGGCTCATCTGCAGGGGTGGACGCTGGAGCGACTGCCCGCCGTGGACCGCGCCATCCTGCGGGTGGCGGTCTGGGAGCTGCTGCACGCCGAGGACGTTCCCGAGCCTGTGGCCGTGGACGAGGCCGTCGAACTTGCCAAGGAACTGTCCACCGATGAGTCACCCGGATTCGTCAACGGTGTGCTGGGCCAGGTGATGCTGGTGACCCCGCAGATCCGGGCTGCCGCCGCGGCGGTGCAGGGCGCGGTTCAGGATCGCCCCGAGCAGTAG
- the aroB gene encoding 3-dehydroquinate synthase, producing the protein MTDPVIVEVLVDRPYPVIIGTGLLGELGNTLEGRHKVAILHQPVLNQTAEAVRQHLADKGIEAHRIEIPDAEAGKELPVVGFIWEVLGRIGIGRKDAVVSLGGGAATDVAGFAAATWLRGVDIVHVPTTLLGMVDAAVGGKTGINTDAGKNLVGAFHQPAAVLVDLATLETLPRNEIIAGMAEIVKAGFIADPVILDLIEADPEAALDPTGTVLPELIRRAIAVKAEVVAADEKESALREILNYGHTLAHAIERRERYKWRHGAAVSVGLVFAAELGRLAGRLDDETADRHRAVLTALGLPVSYDGDALPQLMDYMAGDKKNRSGVLRFVVLDGLAKPGRLEGPDPSLLAAAYAEVARA; encoded by the coding sequence ATGACTGACCCGGTAATCGTTGAGGTACTGGTGGACCGGCCCTACCCGGTCATCATCGGGACCGGCTTGCTCGGGGAACTCGGGAACACGCTCGAGGGGCGTCACAAGGTCGCGATCCTGCATCAGCCGGTGCTGAACCAGACCGCCGAAGCTGTGCGACAACACTTGGCGGACAAGGGAATCGAAGCTCACCGGATCGAGATCCCCGATGCCGAGGCGGGCAAGGAGCTGCCCGTCGTCGGATTCATCTGGGAAGTGTTGGGACGCATCGGTATCGGCCGCAAGGACGCCGTCGTGAGCCTCGGTGGGGGAGCGGCCACCGACGTCGCGGGCTTTGCTGCGGCCACCTGGTTGCGCGGCGTCGACATCGTGCACGTGCCGACCACGCTGTTGGGGATGGTCGACGCGGCAGTGGGTGGCAAGACCGGAATCAACACCGACGCCGGCAAGAACCTCGTCGGCGCCTTCCATCAGCCGGCCGCAGTGCTGGTGGACCTTGCGACCCTGGAAACCTTGCCGCGCAACGAGATCATCGCCGGAATGGCCGAGATCGTGAAGGCCGGCTTCATCGCCGACCCGGTGATCCTCGATCTCATCGAGGCCGATCCGGAGGCGGCCCTGGATCCCACCGGAACCGTTCTGCCCGAACTCATCCGCCGCGCCATCGCCGTCAAGGCGGAGGTTGTTGCTGCGGACGAAAAGGAATCGGCATTGCGCGAGATCCTGAATTACGGCCACACGCTTGCGCACGCCATCGAGCGCCGCGAGCGCTACAAGTGGCGCCACGGCGCGGCGGTGTCGGTGGGCCTGGTGTTCGCGGCCGAACTCGGCCGCCTGGCCGGGCGTCTCGACGACGAGACCGCCGACCGTCACCGTGCGGTGCTGACGGCGCTCGGGTTGCCGGTCAGCTATGACGGCGACGCCCTGCCGCAACTGATGGACTACATGGCCGGAGACAAGAAGAACCGCTCGGGAGTCCTGCGGTTCGTCGTGCTCGACGGGCTGGCCAAGCCAGGGCGTCTGGAAGGTCCGGATCCGTCATTGTTGGCGGCCGCATACGCAGAAGTGGCGCGGGCCTGA
- the aroC gene encoding chorismate synthase has product MLRWTTAGESHGRALVAMLEGMVAGVPITSEEIGAQLKRRRLGYGRGARMKFEQDQVTMLAGVRHGTTLGGPIAIEIGNTEWPKWETVMSPDPVDPAELDVARNAPLTRPRPGHADYAGMLKYGFDDARPVLERASARETAARVAAGTVARAFLRAALGVEVVSHVISIGASKPYDGPPPQFSDLAAIDDSPVRAFDKDAESSMIAEIEAAKKDGDTLGGVVEVVVEGLPIGLGSFTSGDNRLDSQLAAAVMGIQAIKGVEIGDGFETARRRGSVAHDEMYPGPDGILRSTNRAGGLEGGMTNGQALRVRAAMKPISTVPRALATVDMATGEEAVAIHQRSDVCAVPAAGVVVETMVALVVARAVLEKFGGDSLAETRANVDAYLRAVAEREPAAQALG; this is encoded by the coding sequence GTGTTGCGTTGGACCACAGCTGGTGAATCCCACGGCCGAGCCCTGGTGGCCATGCTCGAAGGGATGGTTGCCGGCGTGCCCATCACCTCTGAGGAGATAGGGGCACAGCTCAAGCGTCGTCGTCTCGGTTACGGCCGGGGTGCCCGGATGAAGTTCGAACAGGACCAGGTCACCATGCTGGCCGGGGTGCGCCACGGCACCACTCTGGGCGGCCCGATCGCCATCGAGATCGGCAACACCGAGTGGCCCAAGTGGGAAACCGTGATGTCGCCGGACCCGGTTGATCCCGCCGAACTCGACGTCGCGCGCAACGCCCCGCTGACCCGTCCCCGCCCCGGACATGCGGACTACGCCGGCATGCTCAAGTACGGCTTCGACGACGCCCGCCCGGTGCTGGAGCGTGCCAGCGCCCGTGAAACCGCCGCCCGGGTGGCGGCAGGCACCGTGGCGCGGGCCTTCCTGCGGGCGGCGCTCGGTGTCGAGGTGGTCTCGCACGTTATCTCCATCGGCGCATCCAAGCCGTACGACGGCCCACCGCCGCAGTTCTCGGACCTGGCGGCGATCGACGACAGTCCGGTTCGCGCCTTCGACAAGGACGCCGAATCATCGATGATCGCCGAGATCGAGGCCGCCAAGAAAGACGGCGACACCCTCGGTGGCGTCGTAGAGGTCGTGGTCGAGGGCCTGCCGATCGGGTTGGGTTCGTTCACCAGCGGCGACAACCGTCTCGACAGCCAACTCGCCGCGGCGGTGATGGGTATCCAGGCGATCAAGGGTGTCGAGATCGGTGACGGCTTCGAGACCGCCCGGCGTCGCGGCAGCGTCGCCCACGACGAGATGTACCCGGGCCCCGATGGAATCCTGCGCTCGACCAACCGCGCCGGTGGCCTGGAGGGCGGCATGACCAACGGCCAGGCGCTGCGGGTCCGGGCTGCGATGAAGCCGATCTCGACCGTCCCGCGGGCCCTGGCCACCGTCGACATGGCCACCGGTGAGGAAGCCGTCGCCATCCACCAGCGTTCCGACGTGTGCGCGGTACCGGCCGCCGGTGTGGTCGTGGAGACCATGGTCGCGTTGGTCGTGGCACGCGCCGTACTGGAGAAGTTCGGCGGGGATTCGCTGGCCGAGACCCGCGCCAACGTCGACGCCTACCTGCGGGCCGTCGCCGAGCGCGAGCCGGCGGCGCAGGCCCTGGGCTGA
- a CDS encoding prepilin peptidase, which produces MGVGLIVAAGAWLSVLSGYDIAERRLPNWLTLPGAVVVPVVAGVVGRGVPALAGAAALSVLYLVVHLLSPGAMGGGDVKLAFGLGAMTGAFGVDVWLLAALAAPLVSAVLALGAALRGIRSVPHGPSMCAASAAAVAVALA; this is translated from the coding sequence ATGGGGGTGGGGCTGATCGTCGCTGCGGGCGCCTGGCTGTCGGTGCTGAGTGGCTACGACATCGCCGAGCGCAGACTGCCGAATTGGCTGACGCTTCCCGGCGCAGTGGTGGTTCCGGTGGTGGCGGGGGTCGTGGGGCGCGGAGTTCCTGCGCTGGCCGGAGCCGCGGCGTTGTCGGTCTTGTACCTGGTGGTGCATCTGCTCTCGCCGGGGGCCATGGGCGGCGGCGACGTCAAACTCGCGTTCGGATTGGGCGCGATGACCGGTGCGTTCGGTGTCGACGTGTGGCTGCTGGCCGCGCTGGCCGCGCCGTTGGTCAGCGCGGTGCTGGCACTTGGCGCAGCCCTGCGCGGTATCCGTTCGGTACCGCACGGACCGTCGATGTGTGCGGCCAGCGCCGCCGCTGTTGCCGTGGCGCTGGCATAG
- the efp gene encoding elongation factor P, which translates to MASTADFKNGLVLQIDGQLWQIVEFQHVKPGKGPAFVRTKLKNVVSGKVVDKTYNAGVKVETATVDRRDATYLYRDGNDFVFMDSEDFNQHPLSEALVGRLADFLLESMPVQIAFHESVPLYLELPVSVELVVSHTEPGLQGDRSSAGTKPATMETGAEIQVPLFINTGDKLKVDTRDGSYLGRVNG; encoded by the coding sequence ATGGCATCGACTGCCGACTTCAAGAACGGGCTCGTCCTGCAGATCGACGGACAGCTGTGGCAGATCGTCGAATTCCAGCACGTGAAGCCGGGTAAGGGTCCGGCCTTCGTGCGGACCAAGTTGAAGAACGTGGTGTCCGGCAAGGTCGTCGACAAGACCTACAACGCCGGTGTGAAGGTGGAGACCGCCACCGTGGACCGCCGCGACGCCACCTACCTGTACCGCGACGGCAACGACTTCGTCTTCATGGATTCCGAGGACTTCAATCAGCATCCGCTGTCCGAGGCGCTCGTCGGCCGCCTGGCTGATTTCCTGCTGGAGAGCATGCCGGTGCAGATCGCCTTCCACGAGTCGGTCCCGCTGTACCTCGAACTTCCCGTGTCGGTCGAGCTCGTCGTCAGCCACACCGAGCCCGGCCTGCAGGGTGACCGCTCCAGCGCCGGCACCAAGCCCGCCACCATGGAGACCGGTGCCGAGATCCAGGTGCCGCTGTTCATCAACACCGGTGACAAGCTCAAGGTCGACACCCGCGACGGCAGCTACCTCGGCCGCGTGAATGGCTGA
- a CDS encoding NAD-dependent epimerase/dehydratase family protein, translated as MRTLVTGSSGHLGEAIVRTLRARGEDVVGMDVRPSPWTDTVGSVADPDAVRAAMTGADVVLHTATLHKPQLAFVPGQAFIDTNVSGTLSLLLAAADVGARAFVMSSSTTVFGDALVPDPRQPAAWIDESVTPVPKNMYGVTKSAAEDLCQLAHRNHGLASVVLRVARFFPERDDRPDAHEGRSDANVKADEYASRRVALEDAVEAHLLAASAAERIGFGRYIVSATTPFLPRDLGQLRTDAAGVFARRIPGVAEVWARRGWRFPNRVDRVYDNSAARADLGWDPRYDLAAIAQLVDDENTVQTPLARLVGSKEYLYSSYHLGTFTP; from the coding sequence GTGCGCACACTGGTCACCGGCAGTTCCGGCCACCTCGGCGAGGCGATCGTCCGCACCCTCCGCGCCCGCGGTGAAGACGTGGTGGGCATGGACGTCCGCCCCTCACCGTGGACCGACACGGTTGGTTCTGTCGCCGATCCCGACGCTGTTAGGGCAGCGATGACCGGTGCCGACGTGGTCCTGCACACCGCGACGCTGCACAAGCCGCAGCTGGCGTTCGTGCCGGGGCAGGCCTTCATCGACACGAATGTCAGCGGGACCCTCTCGCTTCTGCTGGCGGCTGCAGACGTGGGGGCGCGGGCGTTCGTGATGTCTTCTTCCACAACCGTTTTCGGCGACGCGCTGGTACCCGATCCTCGGCAACCGGCTGCATGGATCGACGAGTCGGTCACACCGGTGCCGAAGAACATGTACGGCGTCACGAAGTCGGCAGCCGAGGACTTGTGTCAGCTGGCCCACCGAAACCACGGGTTGGCGTCCGTGGTGCTGCGGGTCGCCCGGTTCTTCCCGGAACGCGACGACAGGCCCGATGCCCATGAAGGCCGCAGCGACGCCAACGTCAAGGCCGACGAATACGCGTCACGGCGAGTTGCACTGGAAGACGCCGTCGAGGCACATCTGCTGGCCGCGTCCGCCGCCGAGCGAATCGGGTTCGGGCGGTACATCGTCTCAGCCACCACACCGTTCCTGCCACGAGACCTCGGGCAGCTGAGGACCGATGCCGCAGGGGTCTTCGCCCGTCGGATTCCCGGAGTCGCCGAAGTGTGGGCGCGGCGTGGTTGGCGGTTCCCCAACCGCGTCGACCGGGTCTACGACAACTCGGCAGCTCGCGCGGATCTCGGCTGGGATCCGCGATACGACCTGGCCGCGATCGCCCAATTGGTGGACGACGAAAATACGGTCCAGACGCCGTTGGCCCGTCTCGTCGGATCCAAGGAATACCTGTACAGCTCTTACCACCTGGGAACGTTCACCCCGTGA